A single genomic interval of Camelus bactrianus isolate YW-2024 breed Bactrian camel chromosome 15, ASM4877302v1, whole genome shotgun sequence harbors:
- the CEBPZOS gene encoding protein CEBPZOS isoform X2, with translation MRLRRRQGPLSCVQSRAAEEAGARRAGCRLEAPRRSPAALLSAKPDQPGRLALGFVFPADSAFLPDRPGPSRTRPHRYLPAAVPSSSQSSS, from the exons ATGCGGCTGCGCAGACGTCAGGGACCTCTTTCCTGCGTCCAGTCCCGGGCTGCGGAGGAGGCTGGGGCGCGCCGCGCTGGCTGCCGGCTGGAGGCCCCTCGCCGCTCACCAGCCGCGCTGCTGTCGGCGAAGCCCGACCAGCCCGGGCGGCTCGCTCTCGGTTTCGTTTTCCCGGCGGACTCCGCCTTCCTGCCCGACCGCCCGGGCCCCTCCCGCACGCGCCCTCACAG ATACTTGCCAGCCGCTGTACCAAGTTCCAGCCAGTCCAGCAGTTAG